The Tepidisphaeraceae bacterium genome includes a window with the following:
- a CDS encoding prepilin-type N-terminal cleavage/methylation domain-containing protein, which yields MNRHSLRPAFTLIEILVVIVILGITAGLIIPQLSNANDVTAAAAGRVVLADLTYAQNAAITTQRTHYIAFAKGTDADTYVLVDRVSPSQRVLMHPVTQMPFKQTFGKGGNGSLNRVRLGTLTLGADTATSTIAFDALGSPYAYTTAAGLVPLTASGMVDLVCNEFTLRVSVAPFTGEMSVAPVSP from the coding sequence ATGAATCGCCATTCCCTGCGCCCGGCCTTCACGCTCATCGAGATCCTCGTGGTCATCGTTATCCTGGGAATCACGGCCGGTCTGATCATCCCGCAACTGTCCAACGCCAACGACGTCACCGCCGCCGCGGCGGGGCGGGTGGTGCTCGCGGACCTGACCTACGCCCAGAACGCCGCCATCACCACGCAACGCACGCACTACATTGCCTTCGCGAAGGGCACCGATGCCGACACGTACGTTTTGGTGGACCGGGTCTCGCCATCGCAGCGCGTGTTGATGCATCCGGTGACGCAGATGCCGTTCAAGCAGACCTTCGGCAAGGGTGGCAACGGTTCCCTGAACCGCGTTCGCCTTGGCACGCTGACGCTCGGCGCCGATACCGCCACGAGCACGATCGCGTTCGACGCGCTCGGCTCGCCGTACGCCTACACGACGGCCGCCGGTCTGGTGCCGCTGACTGCATCCGGCATGGTCGACTTGGTCTGTAACGAGTTCACGCTGCGCGTAAGCGTCGCGCCCTTCACCGGCGAGATGAGCGTCGCGCCGGTATCGCCTTAA